From Vicingus serpentipes, the proteins below share one genomic window:
- a CDS encoding D-2-hydroxyacid dehydrogenase has product MKILANDGIAPIGKTQLEAAGFEVITETVPQNELANAINENNYVAVLVRSATTVRKEVIDACPNLKLIGRGGVGMDNIDVAYAREKGLHVINTPAASSQSVAEQVMAHLFGLARGLYDSNRQMPNGGNSDFKALKKKYGKGIELRGKTLGVLGIGRIGQATAKYALGCGMNVIAFDPFIDKVTIDVQVANQTVSVDIKTISKDELLTQADFITLHIPAQADGKPVIGNDEFAKMKDGVMIANAARGGVIDEDALIANLNSGKVAAAALDVFVNEPTPREDLMKHPKLSLTPHTGAATLEAQDRIGEELASQIKELLG; this is encoded by the coding sequence ATGAAAATTTTAGCAAACGACGGAATTGCACCGATTGGTAAAACTCAATTAGAAGCAGCAGGATTTGAAGTAATTACAGAGACTGTGCCTCAAAACGAATTAGCAAATGCAATTAATGAAAATAATTATGTTGCCGTATTAGTTAGAAGTGCTACAACCGTTAGAAAAGAAGTAATAGATGCTTGTCCTAATTTAAAATTAATTGGACGTGGAGGTGTTGGTATGGATAATATTGATGTTGCATATGCTCGTGAAAAAGGATTACATGTTATTAATACTCCGGCAGCCTCGTCTCAATCTGTTGCAGAACAAGTTATGGCTCATTTATTTGGGTTAGCTAGAGGATTGTATGATTCGAACAGACAAATGCCAAATGGAGGTAATTCTGACTTTAAAGCATTAAAAAAGAAATATGGTAAAGGAATAGAATTAAGAGGCAAAACACTTGGTGTTTTAGGTATTGGAAGAATTGGACAAGCTACTGCTAAATATGCTTTAGGTTGTGGAATGAACGTTATTGCTTTTGATCCATTTATTGACAAAGTAACTATTGATGTTCAGGTTGCAAACCAAACTGTAAGTGTTGATATTAAAACTATTTCTAAAGATGAATTATTAACGCAAGCTGATTTTATTACTCTTCACATTCCTGCACAAGCAGATGGTAAGCCAGTAATTGGAAATGATGAATTTGCAAAAATGAAAGATGGAGTTATGATTGCAAATGCTGCTCGTGGTGGAGTTATTGATGAAGACGCATTAATTGCAAATCTTAACTCTGGTAAAGTTGCAGCTGCTGCTCTTGATGTTTTTGTAAACGAACCTACACCAAGAGAAGACTTAATGAAACATCCTAAACTATCTTTAACACCACACACTGGAGCAGCTACTTTAGAAGCTCAAGATAGAATTGGAGAAGAATTAGCTAGTCAGATTAAAGAATTATTGGGATAG